One genomic segment of Nonomuraea coxensis DSM 45129 includes these proteins:
- a CDS encoding molybdopterin-dependent oxidoreductase, with the protein MGGSQVNQALVRLYFEVRDGLHDPVAAWAKLTGNSQQYVGTRGERRVPLDDGTAAEIVAAAIVHTAAEHGPERVAALAASPLAALVAGLGGTVLTEHPCAPEQVLGGRFGGAPRAEEWARAAYVLLWGENNRLARTADTPWVIAGRYKGQKVVAIGTHPTRLSDETLVVRPGTDGALAMAMGHVLLKEFFLDRAPFGAHAADSTDLPFLVRLREREGAYVPGEATGQVCDRLSVYDGEAVEVLLPRFDDGPGVLRRGVPVLRDGDELLTTVFDLLLAGYGVARPGLPGRWPDGYGDRAEPYTPAWQEACTGVPASRAVKIARELGVTAEKTGGRCVIVPGRLDTPHADTAYRAMLALLVLTGCGGGWAQAGTAGIPLVPYLCLHACGEDRSDVGALSWALAEGLFARRTSRSVLLEAVRDGWPMAPPPRVLALPRPIYPLPPEVDLLIGPDDHCDLAPPSPELVGAAVARLGGRPPAAGPAGRAADGRLRLLVDHAWMREYGEALPVYRPPGLGVPLKPTQLVRNRR; encoded by the coding sequence ATGGGGGGATCGCAGGTCAACCAGGCACTGGTCAGGCTCTACTTCGAGGTGAGGGATGGGCTGCACGACCCCGTCGCGGCGTGGGCGAAACTCACAGGCAACTCTCAGCAATACGTCGGGACGCGCGGCGAGCGGCGGGTTCCGCTCGACGACGGCACCGCCGCCGAGATCGTCGCGGCGGCCATCGTGCACACGGCGGCCGAGCACGGGCCCGAGCGGGTGGCGGCGCTGGCGGCCTCGCCGCTGGCGGCGCTGGTGGCCGGGCTGGGCGGGACCGTGCTGACCGAGCACCCGTGCGCGCCGGAGCAGGTGCTCGGGGGGCGGTTCGGGGGCGCGCCGCGGGCGGAGGAGTGGGCGCGGGCGGCGTACGTGCTGCTGTGGGGCGAGAACAACCGGCTGGCGCGGACGGCGGACACGCCCTGGGTGATCGCCGGGCGGTACAAGGGGCAGAAGGTGGTCGCGATCGGCACGCATCCGACCCGGCTGTCGGACGAGACGCTGGTGGTGCGGCCGGGCACGGACGGCGCGCTGGCGATGGCCATGGGGCACGTGCTGCTGAAGGAGTTCTTCCTGGACCGCGCGCCGTTCGGGGCGCACGCGGCGGACTCCACGGACCTGCCGTTCCTGGTGCGGCTGCGGGAGCGGGAGGGCGCGTACGTGCCGGGCGAGGCGACGGGGCAGGTGTGCGACCGGCTCAGCGTGTACGACGGCGAGGCGGTGGAGGTGCTGCTGCCGCGCTTCGACGACGGGCCGGGCGTGCTGCGGCGCGGGGTGCCGGTGCTGCGGGACGGGGACGAGCTGCTGACCACGGTGTTCGACCTGCTGCTCGCCGGTTACGGGGTGGCGAGGCCAGGTCTGCCGGGCCGGTGGCCGGACGGGTACGGCGACCGCGCGGAGCCGTACACGCCGGCCTGGCAGGAGGCGTGCACGGGCGTGCCCGCCTCGCGGGCGGTGAAGATCGCCCGTGAGCTGGGGGTGACGGCGGAGAAGACGGGAGGCCGGTGCGTGATCGTGCCGGGCCGGCTGGACACGCCGCACGCCGACACCGCCTACCGGGCGATGCTGGCGTTGCTGGTGCTGACGGGGTGCGGCGGCGGGTGGGCGCAGGCGGGCACGGCGGGGATCCCGCTGGTGCCGTACCTGTGCCTGCACGCCTGCGGGGAGGACCGCTCGGACGTGGGGGCGCTGAGCTGGGCGCTCGCCGAGGGGCTGTTCGCGCGCCGCACGTCGCGGTCGGTGCTGCTGGAGGCGGTGCGCGACGGCTGGCCGATGGCTCCGCCGCCGCGCGTGCTGGCGCTGCCCCGGCCGATCTATCCGCTGCCGCCTGAGGTGGACCTGCTGATCGGGCCGGACGACCACTGCGACCTGGCGCCGCCGAGCCCTGAGCTGGTGGGCGCGGCGGTCGCCAGGCTGGGCGGGCGCCCGCCGGCGGCCGGGCCCGCCGGCCGGGCCGCGGACGGGCGCCTGCGGTTGCTGGTGGACCACGCCTGGATGCGCGAGTACGGCGAGGCCCTGCCGGTCTACCGGCCGCCGGGTCTCGGCGTGCCGCTCAAGCCGACGCAGCTGGTCAGAAACCGGCGGTGA
- a CDS encoding carbohydrate-binding protein, producing the protein MRFRSRLAASFACTVLALTGAGLPAAAQADSQSTRSAQSTVRLLAAAWAPWTAYATGAVVTYNGVDYVCLQGHTSQPGWEPPNVPALWKVSTGGNTGAPGQPGTVSASVTSSSVSLSWGASSGTVTGYRVYEGSAQKAQVTGTSATISGLGACTTHTFTVKAYNSAGESAGRDATATTSGCTGNPAKMAGAPYLYMGWGNPPNPATVMDATGVKSFTMAFILSSGGCTPAWDGNRPLTGGADQQAINTIKSKGGNVQISFGGWQGNKLGPNCASPEAFAGAVQQVINAVGPAVVDFDIENFDEFENYTVQDRILNGIKIIKANNPNVKAVVTFGTTTTGPNAHGVRLINQARALGVPIDNFTIMPFDFGSSNIYQDTVNASEGLKNALKNAYGWTDAQAYAHMGISGMNGLSDQQELTTTAAWTQIRDWAKSKGLTRLAYWSVNRDRGCPGGGVTSNCSGIAQSDWDFTRITAGF; encoded by the coding sequence ATGAGATTTCGCAGCAGACTCGCCGCATCGTTCGCCTGCACGGTCCTCGCCCTGACCGGCGCCGGCCTCCCGGCCGCCGCCCAGGCCGACAGCCAGAGCACCCGGAGCGCCCAGAGCACCGTCCGGCTGCTCGCCGCCGCCTGGGCCCCGTGGACCGCCTACGCCACCGGCGCGGTCGTCACCTACAACGGCGTCGACTACGTCTGTCTCCAGGGCCACACCTCCCAGCCCGGCTGGGAGCCGCCGAACGTCCCCGCCCTGTGGAAGGTCTCCACAGGCGGCAACACCGGCGCGCCCGGCCAGCCCGGCACGGTCAGCGCCTCGGTCACCAGCTCCAGCGTCTCGCTGAGCTGGGGCGCCTCCTCCGGCACGGTCACCGGCTACCGCGTCTACGAGGGTTCGGCGCAGAAGGCGCAGGTCACCGGCACGTCCGCGACGATCTCCGGCCTCGGCGCGTGCACGACCCACACCTTCACCGTGAAGGCGTACAACTCGGCGGGCGAGTCGGCCGGCCGTGACGCCACCGCCACCACCAGCGGCTGCACCGGCAACCCGGCGAAGATGGCCGGCGCCCCCTACCTCTACATGGGCTGGGGCAACCCGCCCAACCCGGCCACCGTCATGGACGCGACCGGCGTGAAGTCGTTCACGATGGCGTTCATCCTCTCCAGCGGCGGCTGCACCCCCGCCTGGGACGGCAACCGCCCGCTGACCGGCGGCGCCGACCAGCAGGCGATCAACACGATCAAGTCGAAGGGCGGCAACGTCCAGATCTCCTTCGGCGGCTGGCAGGGGAACAAGCTCGGCCCCAACTGCGCCAGTCCCGAGGCGTTCGCCGGCGCCGTCCAGCAGGTGATCAACGCCGTCGGCCCGGCCGTCGTCGACTTCGACATCGAGAACTTCGACGAGTTCGAGAACTACACCGTCCAGGACCGCATCCTGAACGGCATCAAGATCATCAAGGCGAACAATCCGAACGTCAAGGCCGTCGTGACCTTCGGCACCACCACGACCGGCCCCAACGCGCACGGCGTCCGCCTGATCAACCAGGCCAGGGCGCTCGGCGTGCCGATCGACAACTTCACCATCATGCCGTTCGACTTCGGCAGCTCCAACATCTACCAGGACACCGTCAACGCCTCCGAGGGCCTGAAGAACGCGCTCAAGAACGCCTACGGCTGGACCGACGCCCAGGCGTACGCGCACATGGGCATCTCCGGCATGAACGGCCTGTCCGACCAGCAGGAGCTGACCACCACCGCCGCCTGGACGCAGATCCGCGACTGGGCGAAGTCCAAGGGCCTGACGCGGCTCGCGTACTGGTCCGTCAACCGCGACCGCGGCTGCCCCGGCGGCGGCGTGACGTCCAACTGCAGCGGCATCGCCCAGTCCGACTGGGACTTCACCAGGATCACCGCCGGTTTCTGA
- the erm gene encoding 23S ribosomal RNA methyltransferase Erm: MVDRHAVELVVKAAAPERLVLEPGPGEGALTFALAEAGARVVGYELDPLLAGRLAARTRSDPRIDVVRGDFTAARAPREPFAVVGNIPYAATSRIVDWCLRAPGLTGATLLTQREYARKRTGDYGRWSLVTVESWPWFDWRLGDLIGRESFRPVPSVDSAILLIRRRPEPLVQGRRSWQELVELGFGGAGGSVRASLRARYEGVDAALRAAGVDRDAVVGHVHPAQWVTLWERLCR, translated from the coding sequence CTGGTGGACCGGCATGCCGTCGAGCTGGTCGTGAAGGCCGCCGCGCCGGAAAGGCTCGTGCTGGAGCCGGGGCCTGGCGAGGGGGCGCTCACCTTCGCGCTGGCGGAGGCGGGGGCCCGCGTCGTCGGCTACGAGCTCGATCCGCTGCTGGCGGGCCGGCTGGCCGCGCGCACCCGCTCCGATCCGCGGATCGACGTGGTCAGGGGCGACTTCACGGCGGCGCGGGCGCCGCGCGAGCCGTTCGCGGTCGTGGGCAACATCCCGTACGCGGCGACGTCGCGGATCGTGGACTGGTGCCTGCGGGCGCCGGGCCTGACGGGGGCGACGCTGCTCACGCAGCGTGAGTACGCCCGCAAGCGGACCGGCGACTACGGCCGCTGGAGCCTGGTCACGGTGGAGTCGTGGCCGTGGTTCGACTGGCGGCTCGGCGACCTGATCGGCAGGGAGAGCTTCCGTCCCGTGCCGTCGGTGGACTCGGCGATCCTGCTGATCCGGCGGCGGCCTGAGCCGCTGGTCCAGGGCCGCCGCTCCTGGCAGGAGCTGGTGGAGCTGGGCTTCGGCGGCGCGGGCGGGTCGGTGCGTGCCTCGCTGCGCGCCCGCTACGAGGGCGTGGACGCCGCGTTGCGGGCGGCGGGGGTGGACCGCGACGCCGTCGTGGGCCACGTCCACCCCGCCCAGTGGGTGACGTTGTGGGAGCGGCTATGCCGCTGA